One window of Terriglobales bacterium genomic DNA carries:
- a CDS encoding acylphosphatase, which yields MVSTDILARRYLVRGRVQGVGFRWFVEREARTLGINGWVRNTHDGCVEVLAMGSRQQLSTLLGRLQAGPRAARVDAVDEAAAQPVPGLDTFRIEGAW from the coding sequence ATGGTTTCCACTGACATCCTCGCCCGCCGCTACCTGGTCCGCGGACGCGTGCAGGGCGTAGGCTTCCGCTGGTTCGTGGAGCGCGAGGCCCGCACCCTGGGCATCAACGGCTGGGTGCGCAACACCCACGATGGCTGCGTCGAGGTCCTGGCCATGGGCTCACGCCAGCAGCTCTCGACCCTGCTGGGCCGCCTGCAGGCCGGCCCGCGCGCCGCCCGCGTGGACGCCGTGGACGAAGCCGCCGCCCAGCCTGTCCCCGGCCTGGACACATTCCGCATCGAAGGAGCCTGGTAA
- a CDS encoding GIY-YIG nuclease family protein: protein MKPGYAYILTNRSKTLYTGVTSNLEKRVFQHKNHWDAGFTRKYKIDRLVYFERFEDIRDAIVREKQIKGMTRLKKMALIVSMNPEWRDLSEEWYERHRYAPEPRKA from the coding sequence GTGAAGCCTGGTTACGCGTACATCCTGACGAACCGGTCGAAGACCCTCTACACCGGCGTGACCAGCAACCTGGAGAAGCGGGTCTTCCAGCACAAGAACCACTGGGACGCGGGCTTCACCCGCAAGTACAAGATCGACCGCCTGGTGTACTTCGAGCGCTTCGAGGATATCCGCGACGCCATCGTGAGGGAGAAGCAGATCAAGGGGATGACCCGCTTGAAGAAGATGGCGCTCATTGTCTCCATGAATCCGGAGTGGCGGGACTTGAGTGAAGAGTGGTATGAGCGCCATCGGTATGCGCCAGAGCCGCGAAAAGCATAG
- the efp gene encoding elongation factor P, with the protein DLHSIFSVEHRTPGNLRAFIQAKLRNLRTGAMYEHRFRSADAVDRVTVDEVTMEFLYSDGDNYHFMNTETYEQTHISKDVLGGAVDYLTPNIHLQVEFYEGKPIGIELPATVDLEVVETEPGLRSATASSVMKPAKTETGLVVQVPPFINEGEKIRVDTSEGAYLSRA; encoded by the coding sequence TGACTTGCACTCCATCTTTAGCGTCGAGCACCGCACGCCGGGCAACCTGCGAGCATTCATTCAGGCCAAGTTGCGCAACCTGCGCACGGGCGCGATGTACGAACACCGCTTTCGCTCCGCCGACGCAGTGGACCGCGTCACGGTGGACGAGGTCACCATGGAGTTTCTGTACAGCGACGGCGACAACTATCACTTCATGAATACTGAAACCTACGAGCAGACCCACATCTCCAAGGACGTGCTGGGCGGCGCCGTGGACTATCTGACCCCCAACATCCATCTGCAGGTGGAGTTCTACGAAGGCAAGCCCATCGGCATCGAACTGCCGGCCACGGTGGACCTGGAAGTGGTCGAGACCGAACCCGGCCTGAGGAGCGCGACTGCGTCCTCGGTGATGAAGCCCGCCAAGACCGAGACCGGCCTGGTGGTGCAGGTCCCGCCCTTCATCAACGAGGGCGAGAAGATCCGCGTCGACACCAGCGAGGGAGCGTACCTGTCGCGGGCATAG
- a CDS encoding SpoIIE family protein phosphatase translates to MDSKAGVAEKGKSKAGRKDYIAAFANAVQRFSVPHTPEEILAQIPNILVSEFDAERSELWLWDDSSRSAYLTHAAGRQATHRKDYVTEGQGPIGKILQTRQAVESAELPALGADEKDFAQRTGLGYLSAYPLVAKGRLVGVSANYSAAEVDRDLLKWWQVYSEITSVTARDSLKAEESQKLITQLSLLFEATRLLNSTLDLSELLDLILKIARSEVKADRGTVFLVDHKTGELWSIVASGLDHQEIRVPQGKGVAGRVATTGEVINVEDAYSLEFFDRSFDQKFGFRTKSLLCLPIRHHTGEIVGVIQLLNKVGNGRFSEDDADFLTKLSGHMAMALENARLHREVVEKQRLEKELALARGIQRSLLPESPPIVPGYEIAVMNEPCFEVGGDYYDFLNLGPQTLLLVVADVEGKGVSSALVMSNLQATLRALVMHLHSLEVLALSLNEMIYNDTKSEKFLSIFLGLVDTRRNGLHYINAGHVPPILIHGDTGQYKLLEEGGTVVGLFPNSEYNRGAVKLAPGDLLVCCTDGILEAANVEEEEYGTERLAQAVLRHKNKPAQAIVDAVLAEVNLFAVGGPHIDDKVLMILKVGREGQITAGTAS, encoded by the coding sequence GTGGACAGCAAAGCCGGAGTAGCGGAGAAGGGCAAGAGCAAGGCCGGGCGCAAGGACTACATCGCCGCCTTCGCCAACGCCGTGCAGCGCTTCTCCGTCCCCCACACCCCGGAGGAGATCCTGGCCCAGATCCCCAACATCCTGGTCAGCGAGTTCGACGCCGAGCGCTCGGAACTGTGGCTGTGGGACGACTCCTCGCGCTCCGCCTACCTCACCCACGCCGCCGGCAGGCAGGCCACCCACCGCAAGGACTACGTCACCGAGGGTCAGGGACCCATCGGCAAGATCCTGCAGACGCGGCAGGCGGTGGAGAGCGCGGAGCTGCCCGCCCTGGGCGCCGACGAGAAAGACTTTGCCCAGCGCACCGGCCTGGGCTATCTCTCCGCCTACCCGCTGGTGGCCAAGGGGCGGCTGGTGGGAGTCTCCGCCAACTATTCGGCCGCGGAGGTGGACCGCGACCTGCTCAAGTGGTGGCAGGTGTACAGCGAGATCACCAGCGTGACCGCGCGCGACTCGCTCAAAGCCGAGGAGAGCCAGAAGCTCATCACCCAGCTCTCGCTGCTGTTCGAAGCCACGCGGCTGCTGAACTCCACCCTCGACCTCAGCGAGTTGCTCGACCTGATCCTGAAGATCGCGCGCAGCGAGGTGAAGGCCGACCGCGGCACCGTCTTCCTGGTGGACCACAAGACCGGGGAGTTGTGGTCGATCGTGGCCTCCGGGCTCGACCACCAGGAGATCCGGGTGCCCCAGGGCAAGGGCGTGGCGGGGCGAGTGGCCACCACCGGCGAGGTCATCAACGTCGAGGACGCCTACAGCCTGGAGTTCTTCGACCGCAGCTTCGACCAGAAGTTCGGCTTCCGCACCAAGTCGCTGCTCTGCCTGCCCATCCGCCACCACACTGGGGAGATCGTGGGCGTGATCCAGTTGCTCAACAAGGTGGGCAACGGGCGCTTCAGCGAGGACGACGCCGACTTCCTCACCAAGCTCTCCGGGCACATGGCCATGGCGCTGGAGAACGCGCGCCTGCACCGCGAGGTGGTGGAGAAGCAGCGCCTGGAGAAGGAACTGGCGCTGGCGCGGGGCATCCAGCGCAGCCTGCTGCCGGAGTCGCCGCCCATCGTGCCCGGCTACGAGATCGCGGTGATGAACGAGCCCTGCTTCGAGGTGGGAGGCGACTACTACGACTTCCTCAACCTGGGCCCGCAGACGCTGCTGCTGGTGGTGGCCGACGTGGAGGGCAAGGGAGTGTCGTCGGCGCTGGTGATGTCGAACCTGCAGGCCACGCTGCGCGCCCTGGTCATGCACCTGCACTCGCTGGAGGTGCTGGCCCTCTCGCTGAACGAGATGATCTACAACGACACCAAGTCGGAGAAGTTCCTCTCCATCTTCCTCGGCCTGGTGGACACGCGGCGTAATGGCTTGCACTACATCAACGCCGGGCACGTGCCTCCCATCCTCATCCACGGCGACACCGGGCAGTACAAGCTGCTGGAGGAAGGCGGGACGGTGGTGGGGCTCTTCCCTAACTCCGAATACAACCGGGGCGCGGTGAAGCTGGCGCCCGGCGACCTGCTGGTGTGCTGCACCGACGGCATCCTGGAAGCCGCCAACGTGGAGGAAGAGGAGTACGGCACCGAGCGGCTGGCGCAGGCGGTGCTGCGGCACAAGAACAAACCCGCCCAGGCCATCGTGGACGCGGTGCTGGCCGAGGTGAACCTGTTCGCGGTGGGCGGCCCCCACATCGACGACAAGGTGCTGATGATCCTGAAGGTCGGCCGCGAAGGCCAGATCACCGCCGGGACCGCCAGCTAG
- a CDS encoding adenine phosphoribosyltransferase, with protein MPNGNHCEALKKLIREVPDFPKPGILFYDITTLLKDKRGFALLIDALTAHYILQDIDLVLGIEARGFIFGPALAYRLNCGFIPVRKPKKLPAETAKWTYQLEYGQDTLEMHKDAIQPGQRVIIVDDLLATGGTAQATVKLAESLGAKIAGLGFVVELDFLKGRQKLTGYDVHSLLHYDK; from the coding sequence ATGCCCAACGGCAACCACTGCGAAGCCCTCAAGAAGCTCATCCGCGAGGTCCCCGACTTCCCCAAGCCCGGCATCCTCTTCTACGACATCACCACCCTGCTCAAGGACAAGCGCGGCTTCGCCCTGCTCATCGACGCCCTCACCGCCCACTACATCCTGCAGGACATCGACCTGGTGCTGGGCATCGAGGCTCGCGGCTTCATCTTCGGCCCCGCGCTCGCCTACCGCCTGAACTGTGGTTTCATCCCCGTGCGCAAGCCCAAGAAGCTGCCCGCCGAGACCGCCAAGTGGACCTACCAGTTGGAGTACGGCCAGGACACCCTGGAGATGCACAAGGACGCCATCCAGCCCGGGCAGCGCGTGATCATCGTGGACGACCTGCTGGCCACCGGCGGCACCGCCCAGGCCACGGTCAAGCTGGCCGAGTCGCTGGGCGCCAAGATCGCCGGCCTGGGCTTCGTGGTGGAACTCGACTTCCTCAAGGGCCGCCAGAAGCTCACCGGCTACGACGTCCACTCGCTGCTGCACTACGATAAGTAG